CTTTCAGCGGCAGATAGCCGCTGCGCGCGTACTGCAAAAAGGCTTTCAGCGCCGCCACGCCCTCGGACGCGGTGCGGGTCAGGTCGATCTGCTCGGGTTCCAGCGACGAGAACACCATCATCTCGGCGCGCGAACGCGACACGGCGACGTTGAGCCGCCGCCAGCCGCCGGCCTGGTTGACGGGGCCGAAGTTCATGCTCACGCGCCCTTCGCGGTCGGCGCCGAAGCCGATCGAGAACAGGATCACGTCGCGCTCGTCGCCCTGCACGTTCTCGAGGTTTTTGATGAACAACGGCTCCTCCGATTCCTGGTACCATTTTTCCAGCTCGGGATCCTGGCCGCGGGCCTCTTCGAAGAGATCGTCGACAAGATTCTGCTGGGAGACGTTGAAGGTGACGACGCCGACGCTTTCGCGGCGCCGCGCCGGATCTTTGGCGCGGCGGATCACTTCGGCCACGACGGCTTCGGCCTCGGCGCGGTTGGTTCTGGAACCGCCGCGGTCGAACGTGCCGTCGATCTTGACGAAACTCACCTTCGAAACGCGGTCGTTCGCCGACGGGAACGTGTAGAGCTTGTTCTCGTAGAACCGGTTGTTGCTGAAGGCGATCAGGCTTTCGTGGCGGCTGCGGTAGTGCCAGAGCAGGTGCGTCTCCGGCATGCCGAGCGCCAGACAGTCGTCGAGGATGCTGGTGAGGTCGGCCACTTCGGGGTCTTCCTCGCGGTCGTCGAGGTTGGTCATGAAAAAGCTCGTGGGCGGCATTTGCTTCGGGTCGCCGACGATCACGGCGTCGCGGCCGCGGGCCAGCGCGCCGACGGCTTTGCTGGTGGTGAGCTGCGACGCTTCGTCGAAGACGACGAGGTCGAACATCTCGCGCCGCGGGTCGAGGTACTGGGCGGCCGAGATCGGGCTCATGAGCATGCAGGGACACAGGCGCGGCAGCAGATTGGGCAGCTGCCCGAAGAGGCGGCGGATGCTGAGATTGCGCCCGCCGGAACGGATGGCGCGCTGCAAGATGCCCAGTTCGGAGTTCTGCGAGGCTTCGCGCGTGAAATCGGGCACCCGGGCGGCCAGAACGGCGCAGGCCTCGGCGCTGGCCAGCCGCGCCAGTTCGTCGATCAGTTCCTTGATCTGAGACACCTTTTCGCCGAAGACCGCGCCGGAGAAACGGTTCAACACGGGATCGCCGTCGACGGCGTCCTCGATGAGGTTGCGCAGGCAGGCCTTGCGGTACGCCGGCAGCACTTTGTCGTGCGCCAGCCCGTTCCGGCAGGCCGAGACGACGGGCCCCAGTCCGGCCGCTACGGCTTCTTCGCACAAGCTGTTCCAGAGGATCCAGTCGCGCAAGACGTCGGCGTCGTTCAGCAGCGCGGCGCAGAGATCTTTCAGCGCCGCGAGCCAGTCGTCGCCGTCGGGAGGATCTTCCGTGCGCAGCAATTCGTCGAGCGCGCCGCGCGACGTCTCCAGTTCCTGCCAGATCGTCAGCAGTTCCGCGGCGGCCCGCTGCGATTCGGGATCGGCGGCGTGACGCTGCCGCAGCGCCGTTCCGCCGCTCAGATCGTCAAGGCGAACGGCGCTCTGCGCGGCGTTCCGCGCCAGTTCATCGACGCGCCGCCAGTCCGTGTCACCGCCGCGGTCGAGCGACTCGAGACCGGGGCCGTATTCCCGCAAAAGCTGCTGGGCACGCGCCAGCTCGGCGCGATAGGCGTTCAGCCGGTCGAGATCGCCGGGCGCGTCCTCTTTGCCGCGCGGCGCCAGCGCGTAGGACGAAAGTTTTCTCACGAACCCCGACTCGGCCAACAGACGCGGCAGCAGCCATTTCCGCTCGATCCCGTCCCACTCGCCGCGCAGGGCCTTGCCGTCCTGTTCGAAAAACGCCGGACGATATTCTTTCAGCAGTTCGCCGCCGATCTCCGCGGCGGCACGGTAATGCCGGGCCATTTCCCGCACGCCGCGCAGATACGTTCCGGCGTCGTTTTCCGCCGCCCAGCGGCGCGGCGTTTCCCGCCACCGGACCAGCTCAACGGCGATGTCGCGAAGCTGGTCGTATTCCTTTTTCAAACGCGGCGCGCCCAATCCCAGCCGCGCCGCGAAGGCCCGCGCCGCGCGTTCCGAAGCGTCGAGGCGCGCCCGATAATCTTCGGCCAGCGCCGGCAGTTGGCTGCGCAAGCGCTGCGAGTACTCCGTTTCCGTCACAAGCCGCAGCGGATGGCCGCAGGGGCGCCCGACCGCCCGCGCGGCGGCGGCAAGGCGGCCGAGCAGCGACTCGTTGCGTTCCAAATCGGCTGCCGTCCAGGCGGCGGTGCGCGAATATTCGAGGCGGATGCCGGCGTCGTCGGCGTCGGCCAGCGGCTCGTAGGCGTTGACCATCTCGTAAACGGAAAGTCCCGAAACGCGCTTTTCGTGCAGACGGCGCGGATATTCCGCCAGCTCGGCGCGCAGCCGGGCGGCCTGCTCGGCCTTCTGCGCGTAGATCGGGGTTTTCTGCGCGCGTCCGGCTTCGGCGGCGGCGCGCAGCTGCTCGAGCACGTCTTTTTTGCGGGCTTTGTTGGAATGGAGTTCGAGGCAGAACGGATCGAGCCCCAGCTTGCGCAGGCGTTTCTGCACGACCGACAGCGCCGCCATCTTCTCGGCGACGAAAAGCACGGTCTTGCCCCGCGCCAGCGCGTTGACGATCAGTCCCGTGATGGTCTGCGACTTGCCGGTGCCGGGCGGCCCGTGCAGCACGAACGTTTCGCCCGCCACGGCCGCCTTGACGGCGTAGAGCTGCGACGAGTCCACCGGCAGCGGCAGCAGCAGTCCGGCCTCGTCGAGTTCCCGCGGCGGCTCCATGGGCGCGGCTTCCCAGCTCAGTTTGCCGTCCATCAGGCTTCGCACGACTTTGTTCTTTTCGAGATCGTCCATGCGGTTGCGGATATCGTTCCACATCACGAAGCGCGAGAACGAGAAGATGCCCACGAAGGCCGACTCGATCACGTCCCAGCGTTTCTGCTGCATCACGGCGCGGCGCACGGCGGTGAAGACGCGCACGACGTCGGCGCCGTGTTCGTCGGACGGCAGCGGGTCGAGTCCGTCGACGACGATGCCGAAGTTCTGCTTGAGCATCTCCAGCAGCGTCACGTTCATGACCGGCTCCTCGTCGCGCAGGCGCAGACCGTAGCCTTTGTTGGCGGCCTTGCGCACCAGCTCCGCCGGCAGCAGGACCAGCGGCGCGTAGCGCGGGCGTTCGCTGCGCTCGGTTTCGTACCAGCGCAGCAGTCCCATCGACAGATACAGGCTGTTGGCGCCGTTTTCTTCGATCGACACTTTGGCGGCGCGGTACAGTTCTTTGACGGCTCGCTGCAGCTCAGCCTCGCCCATCAGCGAGCGCAGCCGCCCGTTCTGGTACTCCGATTGCAGCAGTTCGCGGGAAAGCGGCAGCTCGGCCGGCGGTTCCAGGCTGCGTGCCGCCCCCTCGGGCAGACGCCACTCCTGCGGGCGCGGCGAGACGGTGAACTGCCGTCCGTCGGAAAGCGCGTCTTCGAGCTGCGGCAGCGACGCGGCCAGCACGGGGATCAAATTCTTGGAGGCGCGCAGGTTGAGCAGCGTGTTGCGCAGCCCCAGATCGAGCAGCTTGCGTTCCCACTGCAGGATTTTCTTTCCGCGCGCGTCCAGCGGTTTCTGCGCCGCCGATTGTCCGGCGCTTTCGGGGACGCGCGCCGCCATTTCTTCCGGCGCGGCGGTCAGCTCCGCGGCGGAACGCGACTCGGCCTCCACGCGCCAGCCCTGATCGGTCCGCACGCGCAGCGGCAGCGGCCGGATTCCCGCCAGGCGGGCTCGGTGCACGTCGACGACATAACGCACTGGATTGTCGTCGCCCATCTCCGCCGCGGCGGCGGCGCGGGCTTCGTCGAAGGTCATTCCTTTTCCGGCGGCGGCGCCGGTGCACTCCACCACGGCGATCTCGCCGATGCCGTCGGCCATGCGTTTGCTCACCAGAGCCGGATCGTCCTTGACCGCGTCCTGAAAAGTCATTTCTTCCAGCCAGACGCCGGCGAAAATATGATCGTTCTTGAGCAGAAGCAGCGGATACAGTCCCGCCGCCTCGAGGCAGGCCGCGTAGAGCAGCGTCAGGTCGAGGCAGGTGCCCATCCGCGTTCCTGTCACCGCGTCGCAGAGGCACACGCGCTGTCCCGTCGCTTCGAAACTCGACGGCGGTACGGCGTAGACGACGTTCAGCTCCTGAATCGCGCCGTACAGGGCGGCCGCCTGCTGAAGCGCGCGATTGGGATTCTGCGTCTGATAGGCGTCGAACGAGGGGCTGCCCGTCCACTCATTCAGCAGTTCCGAAGCGCGTCTCATCAACTTGGCGATCTCGGGATGGTTGGGCGTGACGAAGGCCACCAGCAGCTCGGGATAGTAGCCACTTCCCTGCCACTCGTCGAAGGCCAGGAAAGTCGCTTCTTTCACGACGGAAGCCAGACGGCGCTCTCCCTGCCAGACTTCAGCCGTCAGCGTCGTGACGACGCGCTCCGTCAGCTGTGCGAGACGCTCGGCCCTGAGCGTGAGTTTGAGGTTACCGATCTCCGCGGTCTCGCCGGCCGGAAGCTGCGCGACGCCGAATCTCGCCGGCTCGACAAAATCCTCCGCCGCGAAAAGGCGCACTTCCAGATCTTCCAAATCCGCGTCGCCGTCATTGCTCACGGCGACGCGGCGCACAAGAGGCAGGCCGTTCTGCTGCTGCGCGTAGTTGGCGACGGGCGTCAGCTGCACGTCCAGTGTGATTGCCGCCGTTTGTTCGTCCATGGCTCTCTCCTCGTTCGTCAATGAGATGAAAAACTTTCTCTCTTCTTATAAACAAAAAGCTCCAAAAAGGCAAGCGCTACCGAGCGATTCCCCCGTCCGCCGCCGGATTCTTCGGCGATGGCCACCGGCGTCCATAAAACAAAAGAGACCGGCGCGAACCGGTCTCTTTTGTTTTACTTGCGCCATTTTTCGTACGCCGCTTCGTGGTAGGGCACGGGCACGCCCGTTTCGCGACCCAGCCGCACCATACGGCCGATGATGTGATCCAGTTCGGTGCGGGCGGGATATTTGCCGGCGCTCAGGTCGCGGTACAGCGACGTAACCGTGTCGGCCGGCATTCTTTCGAAGGCGTCGAGCAGCTTGTCGGGCAGCGACGCCGGCAAATCCACGCCGTTGGCGGCCGCGACCGCCGTCATCTCGCCGATGACGGCGCGGATCACCTTTTCATGATCGGGGTCGGCCAGGACCTTGCCGGCTGGGCCGTCGTACCAGCAGAACACACAGCTGTTGCTGCCCATGGTCACGTACTTGTTCCAGCTGGCGCGCACGATGTGATCGGTCACTTTCGTCTCGATGCCCGAGCGGTTCAGCAGCTCCGCCGCCGCGTCGAGCGCGGCCGGACGCGAGCCGTCTTTCATACCCAGAACGACGCTGCACTGCCCCGCCGTCTGAACCACCACGCCGGGGGCTTCCAGATGGCTGAACACGCGGATCGTGCCGTCGGCCAGCAGGCACGGCGGCAGAAACGGCTCCATCTGCTCGGAAACAACGACACCGTTGAGCAGAGGGATCACCAGCGTCCGCGCCCCGATCATCGGACGCATGGCCGCGCAGGAAGCTTCCAGGTCGTAGCCCTTGCAGGCGACGATCAATACGTCCATGACGCCGAGATCAGCCGCGCGCTCCGAAATCCCCGCCGGAACCGCCGTGAAATTTCCCAGTTGGACGGACTCGACTCTCAATCCGCCGCGGCGGATCGCTTTGAGATTTTCGCCACGGGCGCAGAAATACGTTTCCCCGTGGACGCGCGCCAGCGCGCCGCCCACAAAACCGCCGATACCGCCGATGCCGAACACGCCGACTTTCATCTTCCAGCCTCCCATCTTCATGACCGGCGCGCCAGGCGCCTTTTTGCCGCATTTCGGAGCGCTGCATCTCGGTCAGCTTGACACTTCACCATTGAAAATCGACGTCAGAACGTGCCCGCCAGCTTATAGATGCCGAACTCCCGGTGT
The Pyramidobacter piscolens W5455 DNA segment above includes these coding regions:
- a CDS encoding DUF3320 domain-containing protein, with amino-acid sequence MDEQTAAITLDVQLTPVANYAQQQNGLPLVRRVAVSNDGDADLEDLEVRLFAAEDFVEPARFGVAQLPAGETAEIGNLKLTLRAERLAQLTERVVTTLTAEVWQGERRLASVVKEATFLAFDEWQGSGYYPELLVAFVTPNHPEIAKLMRRASELLNEWTGSPSFDAYQTQNPNRALQQAAALYGAIQELNVVYAVPPSSFEATGQRVCLCDAVTGTRMGTCLDLTLLYAACLEAAGLYPLLLLKNDHIFAGVWLEEMTFQDAVKDDPALVSKRMADGIGEIAVVECTGAAAGKGMTFDEARAAAAAEMGDDNPVRYVVDVHRARLAGIRPLPLRVRTDQGWRVEAESRSAAELTAAPEEMAARVPESAGQSAAQKPLDARGKKILQWERKLLDLGLRNTLLNLRASKNLIPVLAASLPQLEDALSDGRQFTVSPRPQEWRLPEGAARSLEPPAELPLSRELLQSEYQNGRLRSLMGEAELQRAVKELYRAAKVSIEENGANSLYLSMGLLRWYETERSERPRYAPLVLLPAELVRKAANKGYGLRLRDEEPVMNVTLLEMLKQNFGIVVDGLDPLPSDEHGADVVRVFTAVRRAVMQQKRWDVIESAFVGIFSFSRFVMWNDIRNRMDDLEKNKVVRSLMDGKLSWEAAPMEPPRELDEAGLLLPLPVDSSQLYAVKAAVAGETFVLHGPPGTGKSQTITGLIVNALARGKTVLFVAEKMAALSVVQKRLRKLGLDPFCLELHSNKARKKDVLEQLRAAAEAGRAQKTPIYAQKAEQAARLRAELAEYPRRLHEKRVSGLSVYEMVNAYEPLADADDAGIRLEYSRTAAWTAADLERNESLLGRLAAAARAVGRPCGHPLRLVTETEYSQRLRSQLPALAEDYRARLDASERAARAFAARLGLGAPRLKKEYDQLRDIAVELVRWRETPRRWAAENDAGTYLRGVREMARHYRAAAEIGGELLKEYRPAFFEQDGKALRGEWDGIERKWLLPRLLAESGFVRKLSSYALAPRGKEDAPGDLDRLNAYRAELARAQQLLREYGPGLESLDRGGDTDWRRVDELARNAAQSAVRLDDLSGGTALRQRHAADPESQRAAAELLTIWQELETSRGALDELLRTEDPPDGDDWLAALKDLCAALLNDADVLRDWILWNSLCEEAVAAGLGPVVSACRNGLAHDKVLPAYRKACLRNLIEDAVDGDPVLNRFSGAVFGEKVSQIKELIDELARLASAEACAVLAARVPDFTREASQNSELGILQRAIRSGGRNLSIRRLFGQLPNLLPRLCPCMLMSPISAAQYLDPRREMFDLVVFDEASQLTTSKAVGALARGRDAVIVGDPKQMPPTSFFMTNLDDREEDPEVADLTSILDDCLALGMPETHLLWHYRSRHESLIAFSNNRFYENKLYTFPSANDRVSKVSFVKIDGTFDRGGSRTNRAEAEAVVAEVIRRAKDPARRRESVGVVTFNVSQQNLVDDLFEEARGQDPELEKWYQESEEPLFIKNLENVQGDERDVILFSIGFGADREGRVSMNFGPVNQAGGWRRLNVAVSRSRAEMMVFSSLEPEQIDLTRTASEGVAALKAFLQYARSGYLPLKASAAGTGAPREPDGVAAEICARLNERGYETARQVGHSKFRVDIGVVDPDQPGEYLLGILLDGGAYRDARMVREREISQIGVLNGLGWTIERLWTMDWWDNKKRELDRLLRRIEARRADHREEREAKRRAAEEAVKAEAEATARRAAENETVAAAADGGEPKRTGEAEPAPQADVAAEKTMTAPRTDGRLYRPALLPEKKLTAAEFVDPRSKKTLRSRVEAIMCTEAPISAKLLTRRLLQSLGMTRLGPRAQKYLDEQLAAMKLQTTEREGAVWYWHSGQDPDDYAGFRVSGAGDAKRDAADVPAQEAANALCEVLREQVALPEEDLLRETAKKLGYPRSGASARNAAAAGLALASARGLAAPDRNGCWTLK
- a CDS encoding ketopantoate reductase family protein, with amino-acid sequence MKVGVFGIGGIGGFVGGALARVHGETYFCARGENLKAIRRGGLRVESVQLGNFTAVPAGISERAADLGVMDVLIVACKGYDLEASCAAMRPMIGARTLVIPLLNGVVVSEQMEPFLPPCLLADGTIRVFSHLEAPGVVVQTAGQCSVVLGMKDGSRPAALDAAAELLNRSGIETKVTDHIVRASWNKYVTMGSNSCVFCWYDGPAGKVLADPDHEKVIRAVIGEMTAVAAANGVDLPASLPDKLLDAFERMPADTVTSLYRDLSAGKYPARTELDHIIGRMVRLGRETGVPVPYHEAAYEKWRK